GGGTCGCGTCGGGCGGCAGCATCAGCGCGGCCGGATCTCCGGTCAGGAAGAGACAGAGAAAGACCACCAGCGAAACGCCGACGAGGACAACGGCGGCGAGCGCGAGACGATGGGCGAGGAACGCGGCCAATCTCATGCGACGCGCGCCTCCGTCCGCCGGATCAGTCCGTCGCCGAGGAAATTGAAGCCGACCACCAGGATCGCGATGGCGACGCCGGGCCACAGCACGAGCCAGTCGGCGACCAGCATCAGCGAGCGCCCCTCGCCGATCAGGTTGCCGAGGCTCGGGGTCGGCGGCTGGACGCCGAGGCCGAGGAAGCCGATCGAGGCTTCGAGCACGACCAGGCGCGGCAGGTCGAGCGTGAGCAGGACGATCTGCGGCGTCAGGATGTTGGGGAGAACGTGGCGGAGCAGGATGCTGCGCGTCGGCAGGCCGAGGCTGCGGGCGGCGGCGACATAGTCGAGTTCGCGCACTTCGAGCGTGCGCGCCCGGGCGACGCGGGCGAAGATCGCCCAGCCGGTCACGCCGAGCACGGCGATCTGATTGAAGACGCTCGGCCCGATCACGGCGACGACCAGCAGGATCAGGAGGATGAACGGGATCGACAGCTGGATGTCGACCGCGCGCATGATCACGGTATCGACGATGCCGCGGAAATAGCCGGCGACCAGGCCGAGCAGCGTGCCGAGCGTCACGGAGACGAAGCCGGCGATCAGCACGATGACCAGCGACAGGCGCAAGCCCGACAGCAGCCGGGCGAGCAGGTCGCGCCCGAGTTGGTCGGTGCCGAGCGGATACCATTGGCCGGCGACCACCGTGCCGGGCGCCTTCATCGAGGCGGCCAGCGCGCCGCGCAGCGGATCGACCGGCCAGAACCAGGGGCCGACCGCCGCGGCGAGGATCACCGCGACGACCAGTCCCCCGCCGACCCACAGGTCGACGGACATGCCACGCAGAAGCGCGAGGCGGTTCATTTCACCACGCGGATGTCATAGACCGGGATGCGGGCATCCGGACGACCGCCGAAGGTCACCGACTTCGCCTTGCCGTAGAGCGAATCCTCCCGGTAGAGCGTGATCAGCGGCACCGACTCGGCGACGTGGTCCTGTATCTTGGCGAAGATGGCTGCCCGGGCTTCGGTCGCGATGGTCTTGCGGCTCTCGTCGAGCAGCGCATCGAGCGCCTTGTCGGCGACGGTCGAATAGGGCTCGCCCGATTTCAGGATGGCGTAAAGCGCGGCGTCGGCATCGAGCGTCTGGGTCGAGCCCCAGGCGAGCATGTAGATCGGCGCCTGCTTGCCGGCGGGGACCTGCTGGGCATAGACCGACCATTCCGGCACTTCCAGTTCCGCCTTGACGCCGATCGCCGCCCATTGCTGGACCACCGCCTGCGCCACCTCGGCCGACGAGATGTAACGACGCGGGGCCTGGAAGCGGATGGTAAAGCCGTTCGGATAGCCGGCCTCGGCGAGGAGCTTCTTGGCGGCGGCCGGATCGTAGGCCGGCGTCGGGATGTCCTTGTAGCCGGCGTCGAACGGGCTGACCTGGGTGCCGGTCAGCGTCGCCTTGCCCTTTAGGATGTCGACGGTCAGACCCTTGCGGTCGATGGCGAGCGACAGGGCGCGCCGGACACGGACGTCGTCGAGCGGCTTTTCGGCCGACTTGAGACCCAGATAGATGGTCAGCCCGCCATTCTTCACGTCGACCACGTCGGCCGCGCCGGAGGTCTTCAGGGTGTCGACGAGTTCGGCCGGCACGCTTTCGATGAACTGCACCTCGCCGGACAGCAGCGCCGCGATGCGGGCGGTGGCCTCCGGGATCGGCCGCCAGACGACCTTGTCGATGGCCGCCTTGCCGCGCCAATAGGTCTCGTTGGCGACCATGGTGACATGGTCGTCGGGGACGAACTCGGTCACCTTGTAGGGGCCGGTCCCGACCGGACGGCGGGCGAATTCGGCGGCGCCGACCTGCTTCACATAGGCGGGCGGCACGATATAGGCCGGATAGCGGCTGAGCCGGGTCGGCAGCAGCGGATCGGGACCGTTGGTGCGGATGCGCACGGTCAGCGGGTCGACGACATCGACGCCAGCGATGGTGCGCACATAGGAGATGGTCGGCGACTTGGCGGCCGGATCGAGGACGCGCTCGAAGGTGAATTTCACCGCCTCGGCGTCGAAAGCCTCGCCATTGTGGAACTTGATGCCGGGGCGGAGCTTGATCTCCCAGGTCGCGTCGTCAAGCGCCTTCCAGGAGAGCGCAAGGCCGGGCACCAGCTTCATGTCGGCATCGCGCAGAACGAGCGTGTCGAAGACGTTGTCGACCAGCGTCGCAGCCTCCTTGAGGAAGCCCGGATCGAAGGTCGCCGGCGAGGCCGGGCGCCCGATCACGAGTTCCGCACCGCTTGCCGGCGCGATCGACACCAAGGCCGCGGCGAGTGCCGTGGCGGCCAGGAGACTACGGGAGAAACGCATCATCTTGCCCTCCGTCGCGACCGTCGCTCTGCCCCGCGGACCGATCCGTGGACCCTGACGTCGGCTGACTGCGTTGCATGATATATCGTGTATCAGGCTTGCTCAATGGGGCGCCATGCCCTTATGTTCGGCAGCGACAGAATGATTTTTCGTCCCGGCGCGGGCTTCGAGACCCCCGCCCGGACACTGGAGGTTCGCGTGGATCTACCGGCCGCGCCGAAAGGCGGATTGAGCGGCTTCGTCGAGGCGACGCTGAAGCAGCGCCTGATGGAAGGGCGCCTGATGCCGGGCGAACGGCTCGTCACCCGCGATCTGGCGGCGCGGCTCGGCACGAGCCCGACGCCGGTGCGCGAAGCCTTGCTGAAACTCGTCGCCGGCGGCGCGCTGGAGATGGCGCCGGCGCAGGCCTTCACCGTGCCGGTGCTGACGGCGCGCGAATATGCCGAGATGGCCGACATCCGGCGCACCGTCGAAGGTCTCGCCGCCGAGCGCGCCACCGCCGTGATGACGCCGGCACGCCTCGCCCGCCTGGGCGAGATCAACGAGGCGCATCGCGCCGCCCGCCGCGCCCATGACGTGGGCGAGGCGTTGCGCCTGAACCAGGCCTTCCGCTTCACGCTCTACGAGGCGGCCGACATGCCGAACCTGATCGACATCATCGAACGCCTCTGGCTGCGCATCGGGCCGAGCCTCAACCATCTCTACCCGCGACCCGACGAGGTCGATCTCGGCCGCCACAATTACGACGACCTGCTCGACGCCCTCGCGGCGCGCGATGCCGCCGCGGTGCGCGGCGCGATCGAGCGCGCGATCGACGCCGGAACCCGCATCTTGCTCGCCAATCTCGAAGCGGCCTCGTCGAAGGAGCCGCGGCGGGGGCCGCAGCCGGTGCATTTCTTCTGACGACCCGGCGTCCGTTCCGGCGGGCGCCCACGGGAATTCGGATCCGAGACCGATCGACGACGGGGCGTGCGCCAACAGACCGCGCGCCGCGAACGAGGACTTGCGTGCCCGACCCGAAGGCGGCTCGCCCCGCATCGGCCCCCTCGGGACCGCGAACATGAGGACGCGACACGGCATGACCTGGCGCATGGGCATCGATTCCGGTGGCACTTTCACCGATGTCTGCATGTTCGACGACGAAACCGGCGACATCCGGGTGTGGAAGGTGTCGTCGACCCCCGACGATCCCTCGCGCGGCATCGTCCAGGGCGTCGAGGACGGGCTCGCCCGGCTCGGCATTCCGGCCGCCGCGCTCGGCTTTCTCGGCCATGGCACGACGGTCGGCACCAATGCGCTGATCCAGCGGCGTGGCGCGAAGACGGGTCTCGTCACCAATGACGGCTTCCGCGACCTGCTCGAAATCGGCCGGCAGAAGCGGCCCGATCTTTACGATCTGCAGGCCGACAAGCCTGAAGTGCTGGTCGGCCGCGCCTTGCGGCTGGAGGTTCCCGAACGCATCCGCCATGACGGCGCGGTCGAGACGGCGCTCGACGAGGCAGCGGTGCGCGATGCTGCGCGGGCTTTCGCTGCGGCCGGCGTCGCCGCGGTCGCAGTCAGCTTCCTCTACGGCTTCGTGCGTCCCGAACACGAAGCCCGCGCCAAGGCGATCATCGAGGCGGAATGTCCCGGTGTGTTCGTGTCCGCCGGCCATGAGGTGGCGCCGGAGTTCCGCGAATACGAACGCCTGTCGACCACGGTGGTCAACGCCTATCTCGGTCCGGTGATGGAGGGCTATATCCGCCGCCTCGACGCGCGGCTCGCCGAACTCGGCCTTGCCATCCGCCCGCTCCTGACCCAGTCGAACGGCGGCGTCATCGGCTTCGACCAGGCGGCCCGGCTGCCTGTCCGGACCGTCCTGTCCGGCCCGTCGACCGGCGTCGTCGCCATGCAGGCGATCGGCGCGACGACCGGTTTCGACCGGATCATCACCTTCGACATGGGCGGCACGTCGAGCGACGTGGCTCTGCTCCGCGACGGGCGCTGCCAGCTTGCCAGCGAGGCCGTCGTCCACGGCTATCCGATCAAGGCGCCGATGCTCGACATCCATACGGTCGGCGCGGGCGGCGGCTCGATCGCCCATATCGACTCGGGCGGCCTGCTGAAGGTCGGGCCGCAGAGTTGCGGCGCCTTCCCGGGCCCCGTCTGCTACGACCAGGGCAGTATCGAACCGGCCGTCACCGACGCCAATGTGGTGCTGCAGACGCTGAACCCGACCCATCTCCTGGCCGGCCGGATGGCGATCCGCCGCGACCTGTCGCACGCCGCGATCGAGAGGCTGGCGCAACGCCTCGGGCTCGGCACCATGGAGACCGCGCAGGGGATCATCTCGGTGGTCACCGCCAACATGGCCCGCGCCATCCGGGTGGTCTCGGTGCAGCGCGGCCACGACCCGCGCGACTACGCGCTCGCCGCCTTCGGCGGGGCCGGACCGCTGCATGCCGCCCGTCTCGCCCGCGAACTCGGCATGTCGCGAGTGATCGTGCCGCGCTTTCCCGGCATCCTTTGCGCCATGGGCCTGCTGCTGACCGATCTGCGCGCCGACTTCGCCGCGACCCGCCTGCTCACCCTGGAAGAGGCCTCGCTCGACCCGCTCGAAGCGCTCTTCGCCGGCCTCGCCCGCGACGCCGACGCTTGGCTCGCCGCCGAGGGCCTGCCGGCCGCGGCGCGCCGCCTGACCCGCACCGTCGACATGCGCTATCGCGGGCAGAACTACGAACTGCCGGTGACCCTGCCCGACGGCCCGCTCGGCCCCGCAACGCTCGACGCGCTCGCGCGCGGCTTCGAGGCGCTGCATCGCGAGCGCTACGGCTTCCTGGCCGAGGGCGAGACGATCCAGATCGTCACCGCGCGGATCGAGGCGGCCGGACTGGTCCCCAAGGCGCGATTCGAGCCGCGGTCCGACGCCGGCCCGGATGCCTCGGCGGCCCTTACCGGCCGGCGCGATGTCTGGATGCCCGAGGCGGGCGGTTTCGTCGCCACGCCGGTCTATGCACGCGAACGGCTGGCGCCCGGCAACCGCATCGAAGGTCCGGCGATCATCGAGCAGATGGACACCACCACGGTGGTGCTGCCGGGCATGACCGCCCGTGTCGACGCCTACGAGACCCTGATCCTGGAGGACGGCCGGTGATGAGCGATGCGTTCCCTTCCGCCGGCACGGCTCCCGCGATCGATCCGATCACCGTCGAGGTCATCGGATCTGCGCTCGTCTCGATCGTCGAGGAGATGGGCGAGACGCTGGTGCGGTCGTCCTATTCGACCAACATCAAGGAGCGGCGTGACTGTTCGACCGCGCTCTTCACGCGCGACGGCGAGACGCTGTGCCAGGCCGAGCACATCCCGATGCATCTCGGTTCGTTCATCGGCATCGTGCCGGCGATCCTGGCGCGCCACCCGCTCGACGCGATGCGCCCCGGCGACGTGTTCATCGGCAACGACGCCTATGAGGGCGGCGGCACCCATCTGCCCGACTTCGTGCTCGCCGAGCCGATCTTCGTCGATGGTGCGATCATCGCCTGGGCGGTCAATACCGCCCACCATTCCGACTTCGCCGACCGCGGCCATGCCCATATCTTCCAGGAAGGCCTGCGCATCCCACCGATCCGGCTGAAGCGGGCGGGCGAGATCGTCGCCGATGTCGAGGCGCTGATCCTGCTCAATTGCCAGGTGCCGCGCGAGCGGCTTTCCGACCTCCGCGCCCAGATGGCGGCGAACCGGCTCGGGGTCGCACGCCTGCAGCAACTCGCCGTCCGCTACGGCACCGCCCGGCTGCTCGCAGCCGGCGCCGCGCTGATGGCCTATGCCGAGCGCAAGATGCGCGCCGGCCTCGCCGCCATCCCGGACGGTGCGTGGTCCTTCACCGATGTCTTCGACAATCCCGAGATCGACGGCGAACTGGCCTTCTCGCTGACGCTGACCAAGCGCGGCGAGACGGTGCATCTCGCCTTCGACGCCCCACCGCAGCAGCGCGCCGGCTTCAACATGACCTTCACGGCCCTGCTATCGACCGTCTACTACGCGGTCAAGGCGGTCGTGGATCCGTCCATCCTGCCCAATGCCGGCCTGGCCCGGCCGATCACGGTCAGCGCCCCTCCGGGCAGCGTGCTCAACTGCCGGGCGCCCGCGGCGGTCTTCAACCGCATCGGCCCGTGCCAGCGGGTGGTCGATCTCGTTTTCGGCGCCTTCGCCCAGGTGGTGCCGGAACGGGTCACCGCCGCCGCCTGCGGCACCGTGATGGTGGCGAGCTTCGACGGCGTCGATCCGCAGACCGGCGAGACCTGGATCTATCTGGAGACGATCGGCGGCGGCGGCGGCGCGCGATCGGCCAAGGACGGGCTCGACGGCATCCAGGTGCATATGACCAATACCTCCAACCTGCCGGTCGAGGCTCTGGAGATCGAGTATCCGCTGACGGTACTGCGCTACGAACTGGCGGAAGGCTCCGCCGGGCCGGGGCGGCAGCGCGGCGGGATGGGGCTGCGCCGCGTCTATCGCGCCGAGACCGACTGCCGGATCGAGATCGACACCTCGCGCCTGCGGTCGGCGCCATGGGGCATCGCCGGCGGCGGCAAGGGCGCCGGTTCGGCAGTGGACCTCGGGGCCGGCGCTGCACCGCTGGTCGCCGGTCGCGGTACACTGGCCTCCGGCGGCATCCTGACCCTGGTGACTCCCGGCGGCGGCGGTTATGGGGACCCGCGTGAGCGCATGTCCGCCGCGACAGCCCGCGACCGTGCCGACGGCCTGACCGTCAAGGGCGATCGTTGAACGTCGTATGACCGTCCGAGAGGCCCGGCGCCGTCGACCGCTTCACCCATGGCGGCGACCGCCGGGGCCTTCTGCGGACCGTCGTCATGGCCGGGATCGCCAACCGGCAGCCGGGCGCCGCTGCAGCAATCAGGCACCGTCGCAGGGCGGCCGGACGGCTTGTCGATCGGCGGTCCTGGACAATGCTTGCAACCCGCTGGCGAATTTTCACCGGACCTGTCGGCAAGATGACAGGTCCGGCGTCCTGTGCTGAAGTCGCGCCGAGGGAGCGCGACGCATCAGAGGAGCAAGGCGGACATGTCGAGTGCGGAGAATGACGGCGCGCCGGGATTTGCGATGCCGGAGCCGACGGCCGAGCATCGATGGCTCGAGCGCTTCGTCGGCACCTGGACGATGACCGGCCATGACGGCGGCGGCAGTTGGGTCGAGACGATCCGTTCGATCGGCGGCTTGTGGATCATCGCCGAAGGAGAGGGCGAGATGGCCGGCTGCGGCCGGCACACCACCGTGATGACGATCGGCTTCGATCCGGCCAGGGGTCGGTTCGTCGGGACCTTCCTCGGTTCGATGATGACCCATCTCTGGGTCTACGAAGGGGTTCTCGACGGCGATCGTCTGGTGCTCGACACCGTCGGCCCCGACATGAGCAGTTCAGGCGGCCTGAAGCGCTTCCAGGACATCATCGAACTGATGCCGGACGGCTCGCGCCGGCTGACCTCCTTGATCGAGACGGACGACGGATCCTGGAAGACCTTCATGGAGGCGGCCTACAGCAGGGCATGAAGTCGGCCCCGACCGAGGACGATCGGCAGGCACTTCCCTTTCGACGGCGCGCAGCCGGTTCGGATTCTCTCGGTCTGCCGCGCGGGCGCTCGAATGTCGGCGCCGGACCGAACATACCCGGGGGTCCGAACGTCCCCTCCGAACCGGGTTGAGCACTCTGCCGCCGTCGCCGCTTGACCGATGTTCAGGCCGCGGCGGCATCCGGGGGCCATGGTGCGCGGACCCTTGAACCGAGGAGGATCCGTCCGTGTCCACCGCCGCCCGTGCCCGGGCCTATGCCGGTCCGGCCATATTGAGCTGGGGCTTCCGTCCCTTCTTCGTCAGCGCCGGCTTCTGGGCGGTGCTGGCCATGGCGATCTGGCTGCCGCTGTTCGACGGCAGGATCAGCCTGCCGACGGTCTTCTCCGCCGTCGACTGGCATGTCCACGAAATGATGTTCGGCTTCGTGCCCGCCGTCATGGCCGGCTTTCTTCTGACCGCCATTCCGAACTGGACCGGTCGGCTGCCGGTGGTCGGCTGGCCGCTCGGCGCGATGGTCTCGGTCTGGGCCGCCGGCCGGCTGGCGGTTCTCTTCTCGGACTGGCTCGGCTGGGCCGCGGCGGCCGCCGTCGATGTCGCCTTCCTGGTTGCATTGGCCGGCGTCGCCTTCCGGGAGGTCTGGCAGGGCAACAACCGGCGCAATCTTCCCGTCGTCGGCATCGTCCTCCTGATGGCCTGTGCCAACCTTGCCTTTCACCTGGAGGCTAGGACCGGATCGGCGAGCGTCTCCGCACGCGCCGGGCTTGCCCTGATCGTCCTGCTGATCGCCCTGATCGGCGGCCGGATCATCCCGAGCTTTACCGGCAACTGGCTGACCCGGCAGGGGATGGCCGTCCGTCCCGCACCGTTCGGCCGCTTCGACAAGGCCGTCATGGCGATGGCGGTGATCGCGCTTTCCGTCTGGACGGTCAGCCCCGATGGGCCGGTCGCCGGCATCGCCATGACGGGGGCCGGCATCGGTCATATGGTCCGGCTGGCCCGCTGGCAGGGACACCGCGTCCTGTCCGATCGGCTGGTCCTGGTGCTGCATGTCGGCTACGGCTTTCTTGCCGCAGGCCTCCTCCTGGCCGGGCTGCACGGACTGGCGCCGGCCGCCTTACCGCAGGCGGCGGGGATCCATGCGCTCGGCGTCGGCGCGATCGGCACCATGACGCTTGCCGTCATGACACGCGCCACGCTCGGCCATACCGGGCGGCCTCTCGCCGCCTCCGCGGCGACCCAGTTCCTCTATGCCGGAATTGCAGTGGCGACGGTTGGTCGGGTCGCAATGGCCTGCCTCGACGGCAACCGCACGGCGTTTCTCCTCGCGGCCTTTGCGTGGCTGGCGGCCTTCGGCACCTTCGTCTGGGCCTATGGGCGGACCCTCTTCCGGCCGCGGCCGGAATCCTGATCGACAGGCCGCCCGATCAGCGGCAATAGATGTCGTAGAGAACGGCGATCAACCGGCGGACCTCATCGGAGGCGAGGCGATAGTAGATCGTCTGGCTTTCGCGTCGGGTGGCGACGATGCCGAGGTCGCGCAGCCGCGCCAGATGTTGCGAAAGCGCCGACTGCCCGAGCCCGACGGCTTCGGCCAAGGCACCGACCGACATTTCGGCCTCCATCAGCCGGCACAGCGCCAGCAGGCGCTTGGTGTGTCCGAGCGCCGCCAGCAGGCGCGCCGCCTGATCGGCCTTGCCTTCGAGAATATCGAGATCCGAGGGCTGCGACCGAAGGGTCTCGGGCGCCTCGGTATCGGTTATTGCCATTTCGACTTCCTCCTCGACCCAGGACGGCGCCGGCCGCCGGCCCGATCATTCCCGCCGGGGCATGTCCGAAACGCCCGGCGACAGCCGGGGGCCTCGACTGCCGGGACGGATTTGGCGGCTTCGCCCACCCGCCCCTTTGCCGCTCCCCTGCGTCGACGGCAGAGCGCACGGGTCGGACCGGCTCGGCCGCATGCCTCTTTCTTGCATGTTTTCAACGCCGGCGGCAGATGCCGAGGCGGCCGTCGAGACTAGATGGGCCTTGCCGTTTCGGGTGCAATCACGCCTTTGCGCAAGGCGACATTGCCATAGAAGCGTCGCTCGCCGGTCCGCACGATCGCATAGGCGGTTGCAGCGCGGGCATAGAAGGCGTGGCGTTCGAGGCCGACGAACGGACGATGGCGCCCTTCCGCCGCGTCGACAACCGCCTGGGCCTCGGCCTGCACCTCCGGGATGGCCTCTTCATCACCGACGACCTCCATCCGGGCCAAGGCATCGGGCACGAAATCGTCGAGCGGATAGAGCGTCAGGATCGCCGCCAGCGCCTGAGGAAGGGTCAGATTCTCCAGGCTCAGCGGCCGGCCGAGACGGGTCTGGCGGGCGACGGAGTCGGCCGGGAAATTGGCATCGACCAGGACGAGATCGTCGCCATGGCCCATGGCCATCAACGCGTGCAGCAGATCGGCATTGAGCCGCGGATCGAGTCCCTTCAGCACGGCGCGTCCTC
The sequence above is a segment of the Prosthecodimorpha staleyi genome. Coding sequences within it:
- a CDS encoding ABC transporter permease is translated as MNRLALLRGMSVDLWVGGGLVVAVILAAAVGPWFWPVDPLRGALAASMKAPGTVVAGQWYPLGTDQLGRDLLARLLSGLRLSLVIVLIAGFVSVTLGTLLGLVAGYFRGIVDTVIMRAVDIQLSIPFILLILLVVAVIGPSVFNQIAVLGVTGWAIFARVARARTLEVRELDYVAAARSLGLPTRSILLRHVLPNILTPQIVLLTLDLPRLVVLEASIGFLGLGVQPPTPSLGNLIGEGRSLMLVADWLVLWPGVAIAILVVGFNFLGDGLIRRTEARVA
- a CDS encoding ABC transporter substrate-binding protein, which codes for MMRFSRSLLAATALAAALVSIAPASGAELVIGRPASPATFDPGFLKEAATLVDNVFDTLVLRDADMKLVPGLALSWKALDDATWEIKLRPGIKFHNGEAFDAEAVKFTFERVLDPAAKSPTISYVRTIAGVDVVDPLTVRIRTNGPDPLLPTRLSRYPAYIVPPAYVKQVGAAEFARRPVGTGPYKVTEFVPDDHVTMVANETYWRGKAAIDKVVWRPIPEATARIAALLSGEVQFIESVPAELVDTLKTSGAADVVDVKNGGLTIYLGLKSAEKPLDDVRVRRALSLAIDRKGLTVDILKGKATLTGTQVSPFDAGYKDIPTPAYDPAAAKKLLAEAGYPNGFTIRFQAPRRYISSAEVAQAVVQQWAAIGVKAELEVPEWSVYAQQVPAGKQAPIYMLAWGSTQTLDADAALYAILKSGEPYSTVADKALDALLDESRKTIATEARAAIFAKIQDHVAESVPLITLYREDSLYGKAKSVTFGGRPDARIPVYDIRVVK
- a CDS encoding FCD domain-containing protein — protein: MDLPAAPKGGLSGFVEATLKQRLMEGRLMPGERLVTRDLAARLGTSPTPVREALLKLVAGGALEMAPAQAFTVPVLTAREYAEMADIRRTVEGLAAERATAVMTPARLARLGEINEAHRAARRAHDVGEALRLNQAFRFTLYEAADMPNLIDIIERLWLRIGPSLNHLYPRPDEVDLGRHNYDDLLDALAARDAAAVRGAIERAIDAGTRILLANLEAASSKEPRRGPQPVHFF
- a CDS encoding hydantoinase/oxoprolinase family protein translates to MRTRHGMTWRMGIDSGGTFTDVCMFDDETGDIRVWKVSSTPDDPSRGIVQGVEDGLARLGIPAAALGFLGHGTTVGTNALIQRRGAKTGLVTNDGFRDLLEIGRQKRPDLYDLQADKPEVLVGRALRLEVPERIRHDGAVETALDEAAVRDAARAFAAAGVAAVAVSFLYGFVRPEHEARAKAIIEAECPGVFVSAGHEVAPEFREYERLSTTVVNAYLGPVMEGYIRRLDARLAELGLAIRPLLTQSNGGVIGFDQAARLPVRTVLSGPSTGVVAMQAIGATTGFDRIITFDMGGTSSDVALLRDGRCQLASEAVVHGYPIKAPMLDIHTVGAGGGSIAHIDSGGLLKVGPQSCGAFPGPVCYDQGSIEPAVTDANVVLQTLNPTHLLAGRMAIRRDLSHAAIERLAQRLGLGTMETAQGIISVVTANMARAIRVVSVQRGHDPRDYALAAFGGAGPLHAARLARELGMSRVIVPRFPGILCAMGLLLTDLRADFAATRLLTLEEASLDPLEALFAGLARDADAWLAAEGLPAAARRLTRTVDMRYRGQNYELPVTLPDGPLGPATLDALARGFEALHRERYGFLAEGETIQIVTARIEAAGLVPKARFEPRSDAGPDASAALTGRRDVWMPEAGGFVATPVYARERLAPGNRIEGPAIIEQMDTTTVVLPGMTARVDAYETLILEDGR
- a CDS encoding hydantoinase B/oxoprolinase family protein, whose amino-acid sequence is MSDAFPSAGTAPAIDPITVEVIGSALVSIVEEMGETLVRSSYSTNIKERRDCSTALFTRDGETLCQAEHIPMHLGSFIGIVPAILARHPLDAMRPGDVFIGNDAYEGGGTHLPDFVLAEPIFVDGAIIAWAVNTAHHSDFADRGHAHIFQEGLRIPPIRLKRAGEIVADVEALILLNCQVPRERLSDLRAQMAANRLGVARLQQLAVRYGTARLLAAGAALMAYAERKMRAGLAAIPDGAWSFTDVFDNPEIDGELAFSLTLTKRGETVHLAFDAPPQQRAGFNMTFTALLSTVYYAVKAVVDPSILPNAGLARPITVSAPPGSVLNCRAPAAVFNRIGPCQRVVDLVFGAFAQVVPERVTAAACGTVMVASFDGVDPQTGETWIYLETIGGGGGARSAKDGLDGIQVHMTNTSNLPVEALEIEYPLTVLRYELAEGSAGPGRQRGGMGLRRVYRAETDCRIEIDTSRLRSAPWGIAGGGKGAGSAVDLGAGAAPLVAGRGTLASGGILTLVTPGGGGYGDPRERMSAATARDRADGLTVKGDR
- a CDS encoding DUF1579 domain-containing protein, with translation MSSAENDGAPGFAMPEPTAEHRWLERFVGTWTMTGHDGGGSWVETIRSIGGLWIIAEGEGEMAGCGRHTTVMTIGFDPARGRFVGTFLGSMMTHLWVYEGVLDGDRLVLDTVGPDMSSSGGLKRFQDIIELMPDGSRRLTSLIETDDGSWKTFMEAAYSRA
- a CDS encoding NnrS family protein — encoded protein: MSTAARARAYAGPAILSWGFRPFFVSAGFWAVLAMAIWLPLFDGRISLPTVFSAVDWHVHEMMFGFVPAVMAGFLLTAIPNWTGRLPVVGWPLGAMVSVWAAGRLAVLFSDWLGWAAAAAVDVAFLVALAGVAFREVWQGNNRRNLPVVGIVLLMACANLAFHLEARTGSASVSARAGLALIVLLIALIGGRIIPSFTGNWLTRQGMAVRPAPFGRFDKAVMAMAVIALSVWTVSPDGPVAGIAMTGAGIGHMVRLARWQGHRVLSDRLVLVLHVGYGFLAAGLLLAGLHGLAPAALPQAAGIHALGVGAIGTMTLAVMTRATLGHTGRPLAASAATQFLYAGIAVATVGRVAMACLDGNRTAFLLAAFAWLAAFGTFVWAYGRTLFRPRPES
- a CDS encoding ArsR/SmtB family transcription factor, encoding MAITDTEAPETLRSQPSDLDILEGKADQAARLLAALGHTKRLLALCRLMEAEMSVGALAEAVGLGQSALSQHLARLRDLGIVATRRESQTIYYRLASDEVRRLIAVLYDIYCR
- a CDS encoding RbsD/FucU family protein; its protein translation is MLKGLDPRLNADLLHALMAMGHGDDLVLVDANFPADSVARQTRLGRPLSLENLTLPQALAAILTLYPLDDFVPDALARMEVVGDEEAIPEVQAEAQAVVDAAEGRHRPFVGLERHAFYARAATAYAIVRTGERRFYGNVALRKGVIAPETARPI